The genomic region CTGGCTAGGACGCCCCGGTACCACGCATGGAGGGCCTTCTCCAGTTGCTGACGCTCTTTGGGGAAACGTGAGGACGCATCGGACTGCTCGCCCGGGTCATGATCGAGATCGTGTAGGGCGAAGCCGCCATATCCCTGGACATATTTGAACCGCCCATAGCGAACCGCAAGCACCTGATCTTCAAAGGCGAGGTCTTTTTTTGACGGCAGGCGATCATAAAGGGATCTTCTGGCTGGCCACATGGCATCGTGGGTTGCGATAAAGAAATGTCTGTCACGAACGGGCAGATCGGGTTGGCTGATGCGAGTGGCCAGGCTGACGCCATCGAACTGTGCGTCCGGCGCGGCAGCGCCTGCCCATTCCAGAAGAGTGGGGGCGAGATCGATCACGCCTGCGGGGCGGCGGTCGACGCGCGGCGGAAAGCGGCGGGGGGCGTAGACAAAGCAGGCGACCCGTGCACCGTTTTCCCACACGTGCCCCTTGTTGCCCTTCCAGTTCCTCGGGTTACGTCGGGCCATCTCGGCGTCGGTGAGGTGAGGGAGGTTCATCGGGTTGCCGATCGGCCCGTTGTCCCCGAGGAAGATCACGATGGTCTCGCGTTCCGAGTCGAGGCGATCGACCGCTTCCAGGAGACGCCCGACTTCCTGGTCGAGATGTTCGGTCATGGCGTAAAGGGCGGCCAGGGACTCGGAATGGCCCTCGGCCAGGTAGCGGTCGATCAGTTGTCGGGGGGCGTAGAAGGGTTCGTGGATGAGGGGGTGAGCGAGATAGAGGAAGACGGGGCGCTGGTCGTCGTGGCGAGTCAGTTCCCGGATGGCGAGATCGGTGAGAATCTCGGCGGTCCAGCCCTCGGGCTGGTATGCCCGACCGTTGTGATTCAAGACGGGCTCGGTCTGCTGATAGAGCCGATCGGTGATGGTCCACGCCCGGTCAAAGCCGCGTTCGTGGGGCAGATAGCCCGACGTCTTGCCAAGGTGCCATTTGCCGAGCATGGCGGTACGGTATCCTGCCTGATGAAGACGCTGAGCGATCGTCGTTTCGGCGAGGTTAAGGTAGTCGCGGCCGCC from Phycisphaeraceae bacterium harbors:
- a CDS encoding sulfatase-like hydrolase/transferase, which codes for MIARSGSTLWAILPILLVLIACTGCRSAQNLQPNLIVILADDLGYGDLAMLGNSDVRTPHLDRMAQQSVRLDTFYAMPVCAPTRAALLTGRDFLRTGVWGVHGGRDYLNLAETTIAQRLHQAGYRTAMLGKWHLGKTSGYLPHERGFDRAWTITDRLYQQTEPVLNHNGRAYQPEGWTAEILTDLAIRELTRHDDQRPVFLYLAHPLIHEPFYAPRQLIDRYLAEGHSESLAALYAMTEHLDQEVGRLLEAVDRLDSERETIVIFLGDNGPIGNPMNLPHLTDAEMARRNPRNWKGNKGHVWENGARVACFVYAPRRFPPRVDRRPAGVIDLAPTLLEWAGAAAPDAQFDGVSLATRISQPDLPVRDRHFFIATHDAMWPARRSLYDRLPSKKDLAFEDQVLAVRYGRFKYVQGYGGFALHDLDHDPGEQSDASSRFPKERQQLEKALHAWYRGVLASDASYAMPVFQITGEPQVTEYAYACAPSDLVGTLRRGSHATHDWRPGDAQSLTLDVTRAGTYQIGIEAHIEEPGHTMELRVRASSLKHSLSRVFSQTLGELNLEMGVQEVRVSLSEETEDKEAVIMRELQRVTFRRVTTD